A window from Candidatus Poribacteria bacterium encodes these proteins:
- a CDS encoding peptidylprolyl isomerase gives MALIAGCQAAKSLSPSGGGEEEVAVFQTTKGTFVMEFYPDKAPKTVENFKKLIRKGFYDGLTFHRYVPEFVIQGGDPKGDGTGGPGYTIPDEFNDLKHVPGMVGMANKGIPHSAGSQFYICLPPDKGQFKHLDGKYTLFARVIKGMDVVEKLRQGDKIIKVQLRPRSSIQVGSPSAVDRKCVKEGTRN, from the coding sequence ATGGCCCTAATCGCCGGATGTCAGGCCGCTAAAAGCCTTTCACCCTCAGGCGGAGGCGAGGAGGAGGTGGCGGTCTTCCAGACGACGAAGGGAACCTTCGTCATGGAGTTCTACCCCGATAAGGCCCCTAAAACCGTTGAGAACTTCAAGAAGCTGATAAGAAAGGGCTTCTACGACGGATTGACCTTCCATCGGTACGTGCCCGAGTTCGTGATTCAGGGAGGCGATCCGAAGGGAGACGGCACCGGCGGACCGGGGTATACGATACCGGATGAATTCAACGACCTGAAGCACGTCCCGGGGATGGTGGGTATGGCGAATAAAGGCATCCCTCATTCGGCCGGATCGCAGTTCTATATCTGTCTGCCGCCCGATAAGGGACAGTTCAAACATCTCGACGGGAAATATACACTGTTCGCCAGGGTCATCAAGGGGATGGATGTCGTGGAGAAGCTCCGCCAGGGGGATAAGATCATCAAGGTTCAACTTCGCCCGCGTTCCTCAATCCAGGTGGGGAGCCCCTCAGCAGTTGACCGAAAGTGTGTCAAAGAAGGAACGAGGAACTAG
- a CDS encoding cyclase family protein, whose product MSFLDRYKLVDLSPKLIPGKEERRLEIRRFIFELDNTIMHDVDTMTHIGSHIEAPLHYKDGLKDVTELPLESFIGEGLMLYFDFLDPGSPITPEAVNRAAEPDSVGEGDIVLMHSPYTGDRRPYIARETAKYLKETGIKMLGIGNTVQLEEKGEMFTHDYLLGNDIPIIEGLVNMDALPKRFIFIGFPIKIQGLDSSWIRAVALVEKEAER is encoded by the coding sequence ATGTCGTTCCTCGATAGATATAAACTCGTGGATCTCTCCCCGAAGCTCATCCCGGGCAAGGAGGAGAGAAGGCTCGAGATAAGGCGGTTCATCTTCGAGCTTGATAACACCATCATGCACGATGTGGACACGATGACTCACATCGGCTCGCATATTGAGGCGCCGCTCCACTATAAAGACGGCCTCAAGGATGTGACGGAACTGCCGCTTGAAAGCTTCATCGGCGAGGGGTTAATGTTGTATTTCGACTTCCTCGATCCGGGATCGCCCATAACGCCCGAGGCCGTCAATCGGGCAGCGGAACCTGACTCGGTCGGGGAGGGGGATATCGTCCTCATGCACAGCCCCTACACCGGCGATCGGCGGCCATATATAGCCCGAGAGACGGCAAAATACTTGAAGGAGACGGGGATTAAGATGCTGGGGATCGGAAATACCGTCCAGCTCGAGGAAAAAGGGGAGATGTTCACGCACGACTACCTCCTGGGCAACGACATCCCGATAATCGAAGGCTTGGTGAACATGGACGCCCTGCCGAAGAGGTTTATATTCATAGGGTTCCCGATCAAAATTCAGGGGCTTGACTCCTCCTGGATACGCGCCGTGGCCCTCGTGGAGAAGGAGGCTGAGCGATGA
- the moaC gene encoding cyclic pyranopterin monophosphate synthase MoaC, with amino-acid sequence MIMQTRMVDVTHKPETHRTAVAAGSVRVSERTLNLIERGEIEKGDPIEVARIAGIIAAKRTPQLIPLCHPIEITSVRLDFEIDRESCRIEIKATVETVARTGVEMEALTAVSIAALTIYDMCKPIDKNIQITDIRLIKKTGGKSDVVPR; translated from the coding sequence ATGATCATGCAAACCCGAATGGTGGATGTCACACATAAGCCGGAGACCCACCGAACTGCCGTGGCGGCGGGAAGCGTGAGGGTGAGCGAGAGGACCTTGAACCTGATCGAACGAGGTGAGATCGAGAAGGGCGATCCGATCGAGGTGGCGAGGATCGCCGGTATCATAGCCGCGAAAAGAACCCCTCAGCTCATCCCCCTCTGCCATCCGATAGAGATCACCTCCGTGAGATTGGATTTTGAGATCGATCGCGAGTCATGTCGTATCGAGATAAAGGCTACGGTTGAAACGGTCGCGAGAACGGGCGTGGAGATGGAGGCGCTTACGGCCGTCTCGATCGCCGCCCTAACCATATATGATATGTGTAAGCCCATCGATAAGAACATACAGATCACGGATATAAGGCTTATAAAGAAGACAGGGGGTAAAAGCGATGTCGTTCCTCGATAG
- a CDS encoding AGE family epimerase/isomerase, which translates to MPEEFELERFDFKRHALDDVISFWVEHSIDEEFGGFWTHLGRDGNRFGDGRKFLVMQSRMIYSFTLAYRLSGDDEYLDIAENGVNFLIEHFWDRKYGGWFWSVERSGEKTRSIDKREGLEKRSYGHAFAIYGLSEFARASGNSQAQEMALETYDLTFKKMWDKNHGGLYHEMDEDWYLRNPTKRLDTHLHMLEALCSLAALTQDSWFRGEITRICDLICDRMQNERFDCMREWFLPDWRENIQETRGLANYGHNLESSWFLWVIGKSLEIDRYVILAGKLLDFSLREGWDERNGGFLDRGKPGGKAIGRDKIWWVQCEGIGCLSFAYRMTGEGIYRERLEELTRFCYRNLFDDRYGEWFHALDEDGNVKDDRKGGEWKAAYHVMQACYHAYENLRKIGEPVGDYRSGLL; encoded by the coding sequence ATGCCTGAGGAGTTCGAGCTAGAGAGGTTCGACTTCAAGAGGCATGCCCTGGATGACGTTATCTCCTTCTGGGTGGAACACTCCATAGACGAGGAGTTCGGCGGTTTCTGGACGCATCTGGGGAGGGACGGAAATAGATTCGGCGACGGGAGAAAATTCCTCGTCATGCAATCCAGGATGATCTACTCCTTCACGCTCGCCTACCGCCTCAGCGGCGATGATGAGTATCTCGATATCGCTGAGAACGGGGTGAACTTCCTCATAGAACACTTCTGGGACAGGAAATACGGAGGATGGTTCTGGTCGGTCGAGAGATCGGGCGAGAAGACCAGATCGATCGATAAAAGGGAGGGGCTGGAGAAACGCTCCTACGGTCATGCCTTCGCCATATACGGCCTTTCGGAGTTCGCAAGGGCATCCGGCAACTCCCAAGCACAGGAGATGGCGCTCGAGACATACGATCTGACCTTCAAGAAGATGTGGGATAAAAATCACGGCGGGCTTTACCATGAGATGGACGAGGACTGGTACCTGAGAAATCCCACCAAAAGGCTAGATACGCATCTCCACATGCTCGAGGCCCTCTGCTCGTTGGCGGCATTGACCCAGGATTCCTGGTTTAGAGGGGAGATCACAAGGATCTGTGATCTGATCTGTGATAGGATGCAGAATGAGAGGTTCGACTGCATGCGCGAGTGGTTCCTGCCGGATTGGCGCGAGAACATCCAGGAGACAAGGGGGCTAGCCAACTACGGACATAACCTCGAAAGCTCATGGTTCCTCTGGGTCATAGGGAAGTCCCTGGAGATAGATCGATACGTCATCCTCGCCGGAAAGCTCCTCGATTTCTCATTGCGGGAGGGTTGGGATGAGCGGAACGGTGGTTTCCTCGACAGAGGAAAACCGGGCGGGAAGGCGATCGGACGTGATAAGATCTGGTGGGTGCAGTGTGAGGGGATAGGTTGTCTCTCCTTTGCCTACAGGATGACGGGCGAGGGGATCTACAGGGAGAGATTGGAGGAGCTAACGCGATTTTGCTACCGCAACCTATTCGATGACAGATACGGCGAGTGGTTCCATGCCCTGGATGAGGACGGTAACGTGAAGGATGACAGGAAGGGCGGGGAGTGGAAGGCGGCGTATCACGTGATGCAGGCCTGCTATCATGCCTACGAAAACCTGAGAAAAATCGGGGAGCCGGTCGGCGATTACCGATCGGGATTGTTGTAA
- a CDS encoding cyclodeaminase/cyclohydrolase family protein, whose protein sequence is MVTQWRLKEFLDKTASREPTPGGGSIAALVGALSAALGSMVCHYTVGKKKFKKVEPKVKELLSQAESLRAKLLDLIQADIDAYEQVSQAYKMPKDTEEEKKARQMAILQALKSAINVPMEVAKSSFDLIKLSWELVKVGNPQLIGDVGCVAALAVASFESASLLIEYNLNLINDDELRREISPMIDKFSKECREIYGEIAEVIRKCLRSSS, encoded by the coding sequence ATGGTTACCCAATGGAGATTGAAGGAGTTCCTGGATAAAACCGCATCGCGTGAGCCGACGCCGGGCGGCGGCAGCATCGCCGCACTGGTCGGGGCCCTTTCGGCAGCCCTCGGCAGCATGGTCTGCCACTATACCGTAGGCAAAAAGAAGTTCAAAAAGGTCGAGCCGAAGGTGAAGGAGTTACTCAGCCAGGCGGAGTCGCTCAGAGCCAAGCTCTTAGATCTCATTCAGGCGGATATAGATGCCTACGAGCAGGTTTCTCAGGCCTATAAGATGCCTAAGGACACGGAGGAGGAGAAAAAAGCCAGACAGATGGCCATACTCCAGGCCCTGAAAAGCGCCATCAACGTGCCGATGGAAGTGGCGAAGTCCTCTTTCGACCTCATAAAGCTCTCATGGGAGCTGGTGAAGGTCGGTAACCCACAGCTTATAGGTGATGTCGGATGTGTCGCAGCTTTAGCGGTCGCCTCCTTCGAATCGGCAAGCCTCCTGATAGAGTACAACCTGAACCTCATAAATGACGATGAGCTGCGAAGGGAGATCTCGCCCATGATAGATAAATTCTCCAAGGAATGCCGCGAGATCTATGGGGAGATCGCCGAGGTGATAAGGAAATGCCTGAGGAGTTCGAGCTAG
- a CDS encoding formate--tetrahydrofolate ligase, with protein sequence MPVEKRWPVPSDLEIAQEAELRPIVDVARDAGLLEDEIELYGKYIAKIDYAKVLERLKDKPNAKMICVTAITPTPLGEGKTVTAFGLGQGLALLGKKVINTFREPSKGPTFGIKGGATGGGYSQALPMEAINLHFTGDIHAVESAHNLCAAAIDASILHKNKLNIDPLNVTWTYCQDLNSRALREVIVGLGGRANGYPRVTNFDITVATETAAIHALAIGLKDLRERIGRAVVAYTYDGKPVTCEDLKVAGAMTALLVDALKPNLVQSLEGHPMICHGFPFANVAHGNNSVLADLVALKLADYVVTENGFGAECGFSKFVDVKCRQSGLKADCAVIVCSIRALKEHGGAFHFRPGMSYSKVKEAAETENLPAVEKGCENLARNIEIVKMYGVPAVVAINRFTFDTDREIELVRRKALEAGADGVAVSEAWAKGGEGARELAEEVLKVLETKPSNMRFLFPDDASIKEKIETIAVKVFGADGVEYSPEAERKIKLYTKLGFSNLTINVAKTHLSLSHDPNWKGVPKNYKLPVRDIRASVGAGFLYPICGEMRTMPGLPSRPAFVDVDVDVESGKIKGLF encoded by the coding sequence ATGCCGGTAGAAAAAAGATGGCCTGTTCCGAGTGATCTGGAAATCGCCCAGGAAGCTGAGCTAAGGCCCATCGTCGATGTGGCCAGGGACGCCGGACTTCTTGAGGATGAGATTGAGCTTTACGGCAAGTATATAGCTAAGATCGATTACGCCAAGGTTTTAGAGAGGCTGAAAGATAAGCCGAACGCCAAGATGATTTGCGTCACCGCTATCACTCCTACGCCTTTGGGAGAGGGGAAGACGGTAACCGCCTTCGGATTAGGTCAGGGGCTTGCACTTTTAGGTAAGAAGGTGATAAACACCTTTCGGGAGCCATCCAAGGGACCAACCTTCGGCATCAAAGGAGGAGCCACGGGAGGAGGATACTCGCAGGCTTTGCCTATGGAGGCGATTAACCTTCACTTCACGGGAGATATCCACGCCGTGGAGTCAGCTCATAACCTCTGTGCTGCCGCCATAGACGCCAGTATCCTCCACAAGAACAAGCTGAACATAGATCCGCTTAACGTCACATGGACCTACTGTCAGGACCTCAACTCCCGTGCTTTGAGAGAGGTGATCGTCGGGCTCGGCGGAAGGGCCAACGGCTATCCGAGGGTGACCAACTTCGACATCACCGTTGCGACCGAGACTGCAGCCATTCACGCTCTGGCCATAGGGCTTAAGGATCTGAGGGAGAGGATCGGCAGAGCCGTTGTCGCCTATACCTATGACGGTAAACCCGTAACCTGCGAGGATTTGAAAGTGGCCGGCGCCATGACGGCACTCCTTGTAGATGCCCTGAAGCCGAATTTGGTCCAATCCCTGGAAGGGCATCCGATGATCTGCCATGGCTTCCCCTTCGCCAACGTTGCTCATGGTAACAACTCTGTGCTGGCCGATCTGGTGGCCTTGAAGTTGGCCGATTATGTCGTCACCGAGAACGGTTTCGGAGCTGAGTGCGGCTTCTCGAAGTTCGTTGACGTCAAATGTCGTCAAAGTGGGCTGAAGGCCGACTGCGCCGTCATTGTCTGCTCCATAAGGGCTCTCAAGGAACATGGGGGCGCCTTCCATTTCCGCCCTGGTATGTCGTATTCTAAGGTGAAGGAGGCGGCTGAGACTGAGAACCTACCCGCTGTGGAGAAAGGTTGTGAGAATCTCGCACGCAACATAGAGATAGTCAAAATGTATGGTGTTCCAGCGGTCGTGGCCATAAACAGGTTCACCTTCGATACCGACAGGGAGATAGAGTTGGTCAGGAGAAAAGCTCTGGAAGCAGGTGCCGATGGCGTCGCCGTCTCAGAGGCATGGGCTAAAGGCGGAGAAGGTGCAAGAGAGCTGGCCGAAGAGGTGCTCAAGGTGCTTGAGACGAAACCGAGCAATATGAGATTCCTCTTCCCGGATGACGCCTCCATCAAGGAGAAAATAGAGACTATAGCGGTTAAAGTCTTCGGCGCTGATGGCGTGGAATACTCCCCGGAAGCTGAGAGGAAGATAAAGCTCTACACAAAGCTCGGTTTCTCTAACCTGACGATTAACGTGGCCAAGACTCATCTCTCCCTTTCCCATGATCCCAATTGGAAGGGGGTTCCAAAGAATTATAAACTCCCTGTCAGGGATATAAGAGCATCGGTGGGCGCCGGTTTCCTATATCCTATCTGCGGCGAGATGAGAACCATGCCTGGTCTACCCTCAAGGCCTGCCTTCGTCGACGTGGACGTCGATGTGGAGAGCGGCAAGATAAAGGGGCTATTCTAG
- the gap gene encoding type I glyceraldehyde-3-phosphate dehydrogenase has product MPIRVGINGFGRIGRLAFRAAMERDDLRNLEFVAVNDITDAKTLAHLLKYDSVHGRFPGEVVAEEDKLIVNGKEIKVLSERDPADLPWKELGVDLVIESTGLFRERDLAAKHLTAGAKKVLISAPAKGEDITIVIGVNDDKYDKEKHVIISNASCTTNCLAPMVKVLHENFTIKHGLMTTIHSYTNDQRLQDSPHKDMRRARAAAVSMILTTTGAAVAIGKVIPELNGKLDGVAIRVPTPNVSLTDLTVEVEKATTVEEVNEAFKKASEGELKGILAYEEVPLVSADYNHNPYSCIFDVPSTRVVDGTQIKVFGWYDNEWGYSNRLVELASRLL; this is encoded by the coding sequence ATGCCGATCAGAGTTGGGATCAACGGTTTCGGGAGAATCGGAAGATTAGCCTTCAGAGCCGCTATGGAGAGGGATGACCTGAGAAATCTGGAGTTCGTCGCCGTTAACGATATCACCGATGCTAAGACCCTTGCCCATTTGTTGAAGTATGATTCAGTCCACGGAAGGTTCCCCGGAGAGGTGGTGGCGGAAGAGGATAAACTCATCGTCAACGGCAAGGAGATAAAGGTTCTCTCAGAGCGGGATCCCGCCGATCTGCCGTGGAAGGAGCTCGGCGTTGACCTCGTCATCGAGTCGACCGGCCTTTTCAGGGAAAGGGATCTGGCCGCCAAGCACCTGACCGCCGGGGCCAAGAAAGTGCTGATATCCGCTCCGGCCAAAGGGGAGGACATCACCATCGTCATAGGGGTTAACGACGATAAATACGATAAGGAGAAACACGTTATCATCTCAAACGCCTCCTGCACGACCAACTGTTTGGCACCTATGGTTAAGGTGTTACATGAGAACTTCACCATCAAACATGGTCTGATGACCACGATCCACTCCTATACGAACGATCAGAGGCTTCAGGATTCGCCCCACAAGGATATGAGGCGCGCGAGGGCCGCCGCTGTCTCGATGATCCTCACAACGACCGGGGCGGCCGTCGCTATAGGCAAGGTCATACCCGAGCTGAACGGGAAGCTGGACGGCGTCGCTATTCGCGTGCCCACACCGAACGTGTCGCTCACCGATCTGACCGTTGAGGTCGAAAAGGCCACCACGGTCGAGGAGGTAAACGAGGCGTTCAAAAAGGCAAGCGAGGGCGAGTTGAAGGGGATACTGGCGTATGAGGAGGTGCCTCTGGTGTCGGCGGATTACAACCACAATCCATACTCCTGCATCTTCGATGTCCCCTCGACAAGGGTGGTCGACGGCACACAGATAAAGGTCTTCGGCTGGTACGATAACGAGTGGGGATATTCCAACAGGCTGGTCGAGTTGGCCTCAAGGCTGCTGTGA
- a CDS encoding phosphoglycerate kinase, which produces MTKLSVRDLDLKGKRVLMRVDFNVPLEKGVITDDTRIRAALPTIKYIIERGGKLILMSHLGRPKGVDPKLSLKPVSKRLSELLGKEVKMAPDCIGDEVRRMVAEMKEGDVILLENLRFHKGETENDPEFARELASLGDVYVSDAFGAAHRAHASTEGVTKFIPQAAAGFLMEKEIEYLSKAVQSPEHPFVVILGGAKVSDKIGVLTSMLERADAILIGGGMAYTFLKAQGYNVGKSIVEDDKLDLARQIMNEAKEKGVEFKLPVTTVIADRFAPDANSKVVKSTEIPDGWLGVDIGPETVEEFSKVIGRAKMIIWNGPLGVYEFDKFAKGTVAVAKLLAESDAITIIGGGDCVAAVQKAGVADKMTHISTGGGASLEFLEGKELPGIAALSDKG; this is translated from the coding sequence ATGACCAAGCTCAGCGTAAGGGATTTGGATCTGAAAGGCAAGAGGGTTTTAATGAGGGTGGACTTCAACGTGCCGTTGGAGAAAGGCGTCATAACCGATGACACCCGAATTCGAGCGGCCCTACCCACCATAAAGTACATCATCGAGCGGGGCGGAAAGCTGATCTTGATGTCACATCTGGGCAGGCCCAAAGGGGTCGATCCGAAGCTCTCACTTAAGCCCGTTTCAAAGAGGCTCAGCGAGCTTTTGGGTAAAGAGGTTAAAATGGCCCCCGACTGCATAGGGGATGAGGTCCGGAGGATGGTCGCCGAGATGAAGGAAGGCGACGTGATACTGCTGGAAAATCTCAGGTTCCACAAGGGCGAGACGGAGAACGATCCCGAATTTGCGAGGGAACTCGCCTCTCTCGGAGATGTATATGTCAGCGACGCCTTCGGAGCAGCACATAGGGCCCATGCCTCGACTGAAGGAGTTACCAAATTTATCCCTCAGGCAGCCGCGGGTTTCCTGATGGAGAAGGAGATAGAGTATCTCAGCAAGGCCGTCCAGTCGCCGGAACATCCCTTCGTGGTTATTCTGGGCGGTGCGAAGGTCTCGGACAAAATAGGGGTGCTGACCAGCATGTTGGAGAGGGCCGACGCGATACTCATAGGCGGCGGGATGGCATATACCTTCCTGAAGGCACAGGGATATAACGTCGGAAAATCGATCGTCGAGGATGATAAACTCGATCTGGCGCGACAGATCATGAACGAGGCGAAGGAGAAAGGCGTCGAGTTCAAACTTCCCGTCACCACGGTGATCGCCGACAGGTTTGCGCCCGATGCCAACTCGAAGGTCGTTAAAAGCACCGAAATTCCCGACGGATGGCTGGGTGTGGATATCGGGCCTGAAACGGTGGAGGAATTCAGCAAGGTGATCGGTAGGGCGAAGATGATCATCTGGAACGGTCCCCTGGGGGTCTATGAGTTCGATAAGTTCGCAAAGGGCACGGTCGCCGTGGCCAAGCTCCTTGCTGAATCGGACGCCATAACCATAATCGGCGGCGGGGATTGCGTTGCGGCGGTGCAGAAGGCAGGCGTGGCGGATAAGATGACTCACATCTCCACCGGCGGGGGCGCTTCGCTGGAGTTCCTGGAGGGGAAAGAGCTGCCCGGCATAGCGGCGCTATCGGATAAGGGATAG
- a CDS encoding triose-phosphate isomerase, which produces MRKPIIAGNWKMNKTIGEALELVNSLKELVADVTDVEIVVAPPFTALQAVGEAIEETNIKLAAQDMFWEESGAYTGEISPLMLKDVGCQYVIIGHSERRGYFGETNETVNRKVKAAHKHGLKPIMCVGEKLEERESGVTKEVVKDHVVNGLKGLSEEEMLNTVIAYEPVWAIGTGRTATPQQAQEVHQFIRELLGEIFSKEVAEQVRIQYGGSIKPENIAGLMAQPDIDGGLVGGASLKADSFAKIVKFYER; this is translated from the coding sequence ATGAGGAAACCGATTATAGCCGGAAACTGGAAGATGAACAAAACCATCGGCGAGGCGCTCGAATTGGTTAACTCCCTCAAAGAGCTGGTCGCCGATGTGACGGACGTAGAGATCGTTGTTGCTCCTCCCTTCACCGCTTTGCAGGCGGTGGGAGAGGCGATAGAGGAAACGAACATAAAGCTCGCCGCACAGGACATGTTCTGGGAGGAAAGCGGAGCCTACACGGGGGAGATATCTCCTCTGATGCTCAAAGACGTCGGATGCCAATACGTTATAATCGGACACTCGGAGAGAAGGGGGTATTTCGGAGAGACAAACGAAACGGTCAACAGAAAGGTCAAGGCAGCTCATAAGCACGGGCTCAAACCGATAATGTGTGTCGGAGAAAAACTTGAGGAGAGGGAATCGGGCGTGACAAAGGAGGTCGTCAAGGATCACGTGGTCAACGGGCTTAAAGGGCTGAGCGAGGAAGAGATGCTTAACACCGTCATCGCCTATGAACCCGTCTGGGCTATCGGGACCGGCAGAACGGCCACCCCACAGCAGGCTCAGGAGGTTCACCAGTTCATAAGGGAACTGCTCGGGGAGATCTTCTCGAAGGAGGTGGCGGAGCAGGTCAGAATACAGTACGGAGGCAGCATCAAGCCCGAGAACATCGCCGGACTGATGGCTCAGCCGGATATAGACGGCGGGCTTGTCGGAGGCGCAAGCCTGAAGGCCGATTCGTTCGCCAAGATCGTTAAATTCTACGAGAGATAA
- the secG gene encoding preprotein translocase subunit SecG — translation MILGLLIFIFVMVCILLTVAILLQSSKSEGLGGIVGGLSSSNPIFGRGTASFMQKLTTGLAIAYMLLALLLARFWATSSTPKLKVKPESAPTQSVQTQQKGETKQSSEAKAGAGAKTQSENKNNQEKTGKSSGK, via the coding sequence ATGATATTGGGGTTGCTGATCTTTATCTTCGTTATGGTCTGCATATTGTTGACCGTCGCTATATTGCTGCAATCCAGCAAGAGTGAGGGACTGGGCGGGATAGTAGGCGGCTTGAGCTCATCTAACCCGATATTCGGAAGAGGGACCGCCTCCTTCATGCAGAAGCTGACCACAGGGTTGGCCATCGCATATATGTTGCTGGCGCTGTTGCTGGCGAGGTTCTGGGCGACATCCTCGACGCCTAAACTCAAGGTTAAGCCGGAATCAGCTCCAACTCAATCGGTTCAGACGCAGCAAAAAGGGGAGACCAAGCAGAGCTCAGAGGCCAAAGCCGGTGCTGGTGCTAAAACCCAAAGTGAAAACAAGAACAATCAGGAGAAAACTGGCAAATCGTCGGGAAAGTAG
- a CDS encoding glutamate mutase L: MRSILATDCGSTTTKAILIEKRGDEYRLIVRGEAPTTVEAPVEDVTKGVINAIGEVEELTGRKLLRDGRLIKPQTDEKGIDIYISTSSAGGGLQMMVAGVVRNMTAESAERAALGAGAIVMDVIASNDGRKPHEKIDRIRRLRPDMILLSGGVDGGTVSHVVELAEIIAAANPRPRLGIGYQLPLIYAGNRDARDQIRKTLHGKVALEIVDNIRPTMERENLMPARLKIQELFLEHVMAHAPGYDKLISWTDAPIMPTPAAVGYIIQTIARRRGIQVVGVDIGGATTDVFSVFQGTFNRTVSANLGMSYSVSNVLAEAGVENVMRWVPFRMDEGDLRNRIKNKMIRPTTIPQTLEELMVEHALAREALRLAFEQHRKLAVGLKGVHQERTISDAFAQTETGQTLVDMMGLDLIVGSGGVLSHAPRRSQAAMMLIDAFQPEGVTHLAVDSIFMMPQLGVLAQVNEEAALQVFERECLIHLGTCIAPVGQGEEGRPCLTIKAWLPEGEIEEEIPFGQIRLLPLGVGQKARVYLKPRRRFDVGAGRGNEMEIEVEGGVVGLILDTRGRPLDLNMNTPNRVDRITEWMKALNAYPM, translated from the coding sequence ATGAGATCTATCCTCGCTACCGATTGCGGGAGCACAACTACAAAGGCGATCCTGATAGAGAAGAGGGGTGATGAGTATCGGCTGATCGTACGAGGTGAAGCACCCACCACGGTCGAGGCGCCGGTGGAGGACGTCACCAAGGGCGTGATCAACGCCATCGGTGAGGTGGAGGAGCTTACGGGCAGAAAACTCCTGCGCGATGGCCGGCTGATTAAGCCTCAAACCGATGAGAAGGGTATAGACATATACATCTCAACGAGCTCGGCTGGCGGCGGACTGCAGATGATGGTGGCGGGGGTCGTAAGAAACATGACGGCCGAAAGCGCCGAGAGGGCCGCTTTAGGAGCTGGCGCCATCGTCATGGATGTGATCGCATCCAACGATGGAAGAAAACCGCATGAGAAGATAGATCGAATAAGGAGACTCAGGCCGGATATGATCCTCCTTTCAGGAGGTGTTGATGGGGGAACCGTATCACATGTCGTGGAGCTTGCTGAAATAATCGCCGCAGCAAATCCCAGACCTCGTCTCGGTATAGGATATCAGCTCCCCCTCATCTACGCGGGGAACAGGGATGCCCGCGATCAGATCAGAAAGACCCTCCACGGTAAGGTGGCCCTGGAGATCGTGGACAACATTCGCCCGACCATGGAGCGTGAAAATCTCATGCCGGCAAGGCTTAAGATCCAGGAGCTTTTCCTCGAACACGTCATGGCTCATGCTCCGGGCTACGATAAACTCATCTCCTGGACGGACGCCCCCATTATGCCCACCCCGGCGGCCGTGGGATATATCATCCAGACAATAGCTCGTCGCCGTGGGATACAGGTTGTGGGGGTGGACATCGGAGGTGCAACCACAGATGTTTTCTCGGTTTTCCAGGGGACGTTTAACCGCACCGTCAGCGCGAACCTCGGTATGAGCTACAGCGTCTCCAACGTCCTCGCCGAGGCTGGCGTGGAGAACGTGATGCGATGGGTGCCTTTCCGGATGGATGAGGGAGATCTCCGAAACAGGATCAAGAACAAGATGATCCGTCCCACCACCATACCTCAGACGTTGGAGGAGCTGATGGTGGAACATGCCCTCGCCCGTGAGGCGCTGAGGTTGGCCTTCGAGCAGCATAGGAAACTCGCCGTCGGACTAAAGGGAGTTCACCAGGAGAGGACGATCTCCGACGCCTTCGCACAGACCGAGACGGGCCAGACGTTGGTGGATATGATGGGCCTGGACCTCATCGTGGGAAGCGGCGGTGTGCTCTCACATGCTCCCCGTAGGAGCCAGGCGGCGATGATGCTGATCGACGCATTTCAGCCGGAGGGCGTAACCCATCTGGCCGTGGATAGCATCTTTATGATGCCCCAGCTCGGGGTTTTAGCGCAGGTGAATGAAGAGGCAGCTCTGCAGGTCTTCGAGAGAGAGTGTCTCATACACCTGGGGACCTGCATCGCCCCCGTCGGCCAGGGGGAGGAGGGCAGACCATGCCTGACCATAAAAGCATGGCTGCCGGAGGGTGAGATAGAGGAGGAGATACCGTTCGGTCAGATCAGACTCCTACCTCTCGGCGTCGGCCAAAAGGCGCGGGTATACCTCAAGCCGCGGAGGAGGTTCGACGTCGGAGCGGGGAGGGGAAATGAGATGGAGATCGAGGTCGAAGGCGGAGTCGTCGGCCTTATACTGGATACCAGAGGACGCCCGCTCGATCTGAACATGAACACGCCGAACAGGGTGGACAGGATCACCGAATGGATGAAAGCCTTAAACGCATATCCGATGTAG